Proteins encoded in a region of the Halarcobacter mediterraneus genome:
- a CDS encoding helix-turn-helix domain-containing protein: MCTYISTNQLWDKIEKEFSPYEKRKNGSILLEEEFGNMSLNFFNTGSGINYSSCIATFFEDTILEGQYNSDVSYLIFNTGNNIQMKSSESSKSLDLSNATYCNGTRYDGSKEKAFYKKNKKYIFHYLLFEDSLFKSLIKDENKLNSSSEILIGQNILLKELNDISLVDNNIRELYYESKILELAYSTVNNINESLSRSLHFLNEKDIQSLKRAKDILIENIHNPPSLKELAYKSAINEFKLKKGFKELFGNTVYGFLQEYRLNEAKKLLETNDINISEAAYLVGYKNISHFSTIFKKHFGYSPINIRKKQKRYYL; encoded by the coding sequence ATGTGTACATATATAAGCACAAATCAATTATGGGATAAAATAGAAAAAGAGTTTTCTCCTTATGAAAAAAGGAAGAATGGAAGTATCTTACTAGAAGAAGAGTTTGGAAATATGAGTTTGAACTTTTTTAATACGGGCTCTGGAATAAATTATTCTTCTTGTATTGCAACTTTCTTTGAGGATACTATTTTAGAAGGACAGTATAATAGTGATGTTTCTTATTTAATTTTTAATACAGGAAATAATATTCAAATGAAATCTAGCGAATCTTCAAAGTCTTTGGATTTATCCAATGCAACATATTGTAATGGAACAAGATATGATGGTTCAAAAGAAAAAGCTTTTTATAAAAAGAATAAAAAATATATATTTCACTATCTATTATTTGAGGATAGTTTATTTAAGTCATTAATTAAAGATGAAAATAAATTAAACTCAAGTAGTGAAATCTTAATAGGACAAAATATCTTACTTAAAGAGCTTAATGATATCTCTTTAGTTGACAATAATATTAGAGAATTATATTATGAATCAAAAATTCTAGAATTAGCTTACAGTACAGTAAACAATATTAATGAGTCTTTATCTAGAAGTTTACATTTTCTAAATGAAAAGGATATACAGTCTTTAAAAAGAGCAAAAGATATATTAATTGAGAATATACACAATCCTCCTTCTTTAAAAGAATTAGCCTATAAATCAGCAATAAATGAGTTTAAACTAAAAAAAGGTTTTAAAGAACTTTTTGGTAATACAGTGTATGGTTTTTTACAAGAATATAGGTTAAATGAAGCAAAAAAACTTTTAGAAACAAATGATATAAATATATCAGAGGCTGCATATTTAGTAGGGTATAAAAATATAAGTCATTTCAGTACTATATTTAAAAAACATTTTGGATATTCTCCAATTAATATTAGAAAAAAACAAAAAAGATATTATTTGTAA
- a CDS encoding TonB-dependent receptor: MNIKKILKLSIISLMASQYLYAEEPTKNQKENKKETISLPTITINARKEIEDAKELPFGISVIDGKEIREKGFFSTEEILRATPGVSINTSGGANVSSVSIRGVGALYPLSMDDASVAVNIDGSPISSRHLSLATFDIEQIEILKGPQGTLFGGLGGAGAINITTKKPTQYTEGYFQSEFSGEEHKIDLAIGGPLSETLSARLAVHQSSYEYPITNIQTAEAVSEPDLLGIRGSLLWDISDETSALLTIEHQKSEHMGENIVLQPYNDDPKMDLTPGIYDYSHKELDKQSLQIKHSFKNSQLTSISSYIDVYNISPVVFDRIVYQAMMGYPNEYWREQESSDKVFTQDLRLSSLPGADIFWVIGASFLNSDRTHNHSRMGGSNFVVYPGNHQFRNFDTKRYGIYAETTIPLNEQWKITGGIRQTWDYKKYNATYTENSVSVLDNDELNDSFTTGRLGVTYALNEDSNLYATISKGYNPGGFQDYGENKGDARYEAGSIYSGEVGIKSELLNHKLRIDSSIFYTSVKDNYMIDSTGVSSFVVNADTRSIGYELALKWLINENLNISGNFAYTDATIRDYVNNSLGGPVNPGNKVPDTPKFQSTISLAYQIALPKINILNSRSKLNTRLDYTYMSKRAADVQNHYDLDAYSRVDMHIGLISGNKEIYLFGKNIFDKYYDLYGFYDNATSVKYGAPSKGRILGLGFKYTF, encoded by the coding sequence ATGAATATAAAAAAGATATTAAAATTATCAATAATATCTCTTATGGCAAGTCAATATTTATATGCAGAAGAGCCAACAAAAAATCAAAAAGAGAATAAAAAAGAGACAATTAGTCTACCGACTATCACAATAAATGCTAGAAAAGAAATCGAAGATGCAAAAGAACTACCTTTTGGAATTTCTGTAATAGATGGAAAAGAGATTAGGGAAAAAGGTTTCTTTAGTACAGAAGAAATCTTAAGGGCAACACCAGGTGTAAGTATCAATACTTCAGGTGGAGCAAATGTTTCAAGCGTATCTATTCGTGGTGTAGGAGCACTATATCCACTTAGTATGGATGATGCTTCTGTCGCTGTTAATATTGATGGTTCACCTATAAGTTCTAGGCATTTATCATTAGCTACTTTTGATATAGAACAAATAGAGATATTAAAAGGACCTCAGGGTACACTTTTTGGAGGATTAGGTGGTGCAGGAGCAATAAATATCACAACAAAAAAGCCTACACAATATACTGAAGGATATTTTCAAAGTGAATTCTCAGGAGAAGAACATAAAATAGACTTAGCAATAGGAGGACCTTTAAGTGAAACCTTAAGTGCCCGTCTTGCTGTACATCAATCTTCATATGAATATCCAATTACAAATATCCAAACAGCAGAAGCAGTCTCAGAACCAGACCTTTTGGGGATTAGGGGAAGTTTACTTTGGGATATTTCTGATGAAACATCAGCTTTATTAACTATAGAACACCAAAAAAGTGAACATATGGGAGAAAATATAGTTTTACAGCCTTATAATGATGACCCTAAAATGGATTTGACCCCAGGTATTTATGATTATAGTCATAAGGAATTAGACAAACAGTCTCTTCAAATAAAACATAGTTTTAAAAATAGTCAACTTACATCAATTTCATCATATATTGATGTTTATAATATTTCACCTGTTGTTTTTGACCGTATTGTTTATCAAGCAATGATGGGTTATCCTAATGAGTATTGGAGAGAACAAGAATCTTCAGACAAAGTATTTACTCAAGATTTAAGACTTTCTTCTTTACCAGGAGCTGATATTTTTTGGGTAATAGGAGCTAGTTTTTTAAATTCGGATAGAACACATAATCACTCTCGTATGGGAGGTTCTAATTTTGTAGTATATCCCGGGAATCACCAGTTTAGAAATTTTGATACCAAAAGATATGGAATTTATGCAGAAACAACTATTCCACTAAATGAACAATGGAAAATCACTGGAGGAATTAGACAAACTTGGGATTATAAAAAATATAATGCAACTTACACAGAAAATTCAGTTAGTGTTTTAGATAATGATGAACTTAATGATAGTTTTACAACTGGTCGACTGGGAGTAACCTATGCCTTAAATGAAGATTCAAATCTTTACGCAACTATTTCAAAAGGTTATAATCCAGGGGGTTTTCAAGATTATGGAGAAAATAAAGGCGATGCAAGATACGAAGCTGGAAGTATTTATTCAGGAGAAGTTGGTATAAAATCAGAACTTCTAAACCATAAATTAAGAATAGATAGTTCAATTTTTTATACTAGTGTAAAAGATAACTATATGATTGATAGCACTGGTGTTTCATCTTTTGTAGTAAATGCTGATACAAGAAGTATCGGATATGAATTAGCTCTTAAATGGTTGATAAATGAAAATCTAAATATATCAGGTAATTTTGCTTATACTGATGCGACAATTAGAGATTATGTAAATAATTCTTTAGGTGGACCAGTTAATCCTGGAAATAAAGTTCCTGATACACCTAAATTTCAAAGCACAATTTCTTTAGCATATCAAATAGCATTACCAAAAATTAATATCTTAAACTCTCGTAGTAAACTAAATACTAGACTTGACTATACATATATGTCAAAAAGAGCTGCTGATGTACAAAATCACTATGATTTAGATGCCTATAGTAGAGTTGATATGCATATTGGATTAATTTCAGGAAATAAAGAAATTTATCTTTTTGGTAAAAATATTTTCGATAAGTACTATGACTTATATGGTTTTTATGATAACGCAACTTCTGTAAAATATGGAGCACCATCAAAAGGAAGAATTCTAGGATTAGGATTTAAATATACTTTCTAA
- a CDS encoding helix-turn-helix domain-containing protein — translation MSKGFLSSFKGFSNENEVFSTEKTILKRIDENGKCNLSEINFNDTVFLYRSDYLLKTEIKQEMVHKIDGVAFTVGLEGTMKLKSQLSNKEFFSKKSHINMHLISEDSIYHEIPKSSSYKALSFILKKQFLEKVLPENKLKEQIFSSLRESYFSKELCNIKMDTKMSFLANEIYSSPMLGKLNQLYLESKSLEVIHNCLNSFSQNEFKNDSNGIKFSQYDIEALHKARKILLENMNNPPSIEELSKIVKLNDFKLQLGFKKLFNLTPYAFLLEERMQKAKVLLEQSEYNINEIALIVGYSYAQNFSNAFFKRFGMRPKELMKTRKYYY, via the coding sequence ATGAGTAAAGGTTTTTTGAGTAGTTTTAAAGGGTTTTCTAATGAGAATGAAGTTTTCAGTACAGAAAAAACTATTTTGAAAAGAATTGATGAAAATGGAAAATGTAATTTAAGTGAAATAAATTTTAATGATACGGTATTTTTATATAGAAGTGATTATTTATTAAAAACTGAAATTAAGCAAGAAATGGTTCATAAAATTGATGGTGTAGCTTTTACTGTTGGCTTAGAAGGAACAATGAAATTAAAAAGTCAATTATCTAATAAAGAGTTTTTCTCAAAAAAATCACATATAAATATGCATCTTATTTCAGAAGATAGTATTTATCATGAGATTCCTAAGAGTAGTTCTTACAAAGCTTTATCTTTTATTTTAAAAAAGCAGTTTTTAGAAAAGGTTTTACCTGAAAATAAATTGAAAGAACAAATATTTTCATCATTACGAGAATCTTATTTTAGTAAAGAGCTTTGTAATATAAAAATGGATACAAAAATGTCTTTTTTAGCAAATGAAATTTATTCTAGCCCTATGCTTGGGAAATTAAATCAATTATATCTTGAGTCAAAGTCTTTAGAAGTTATTCATAATTGTCTTAATTCATTTTCTCAAAATGAATTTAAAAATGATTCAAATGGAATAAAGTTTTCACAATATGATATTGAAGCCTTACATAAAGCTAGAAAAATTTTGCTTGAAAATATGAATAATCCTCCTAGTATAGAAGAACTTTCAAAGATTGTAAAACTAAATGATTTTAAATTACAATTAGGGTTTAAAAAACTTTTTAATCTTACTCCTTATGCTTTTTTATTGGAAGAAAGAATGCAAAAGGCTAAAGTACTTTTAGAACAAAGTGAATATAATATAAATGAAATAGCCTTAATAGTTGGGTACTCTTATGCACAAAATTTTTCAAATGCTTTTTTTAAAAGGTTTGGTATGAGACCTAAAGAACTTATGAAAACTAGAAAATATTATTATTAA
- a CDS encoding TonB-dependent receptor codes for MKKDLLVKSILISTIASTFLLAQNEPQKLGEVTVSANKIEENVQKVPQSITVISNEELEEKRITDIEAVVNEIPNMSFEKALNGSLSTTFRGLTGSTFTLSNPVVIYVDGVPYYDRYDYNPSFINVAQVEVLRGPQGTLYGKDSTGGVINIITKEPENEWHGSINAEAGNYGYTKGSFNTSGAIIDNKLYAGMNGSIKSDDGWITNNYSGMNKDANRTKAKRLSAFTIYKPTDNLSSKFIISHDYDKEYGRRGINIDSTLPINDLQRDESVSFDVPSYITRKTNSQSLKLDYELEKMKFESVTIHKDFDIDIVHDSDFLSDTSSDGLASLIISDVETWSQEFKLASKNQDIKWVTGLFFDDEKREQGPYGNASARGTANVVSTIDTNTYAVFGQVMIPLNNFELTLGGRYQRISKDIKSNFYTSFTDTSTSLHKYDDDKSWNTFLPKLALSYSFNDDLMAYTSVSKGFIPGGFNFYSTSDGSDSSFDSEKSTNYEIGIKYQQDDYTINAAIFRMEMKDLHVYSTLEGGIFVTDNAEEAHSQGIEVDARYYLGNNFELTASVGLIEAKYDNYTDASVNYDGQKITGTPKFTTSLGISYFTQDGLYGRVGIKGRGKTGFRRNGKVEETDGGFTADTKIGYKVNDWDIYGYITNITDEEYVVSYGRGVGFNEPRRFGLGVKYTF; via the coding sequence ATGAAAAAAGATTTATTAGTTAAAAGTATTTTAATATCAACTATTGCAAGTACTTTTTTATTAGCACAAAATGAACCTCAAAAGCTAGGTGAAGTTACCGTTAGTGCAAATAAAATAGAAGAAAATGTTCAAAAAGTTCCTCAAAGTATTACAGTAATAAGTAATGAAGAATTGGAAGAAAAAAGAATAACAGATATAGAAGCAGTAGTTAATGAAATACCTAATATGAGTTTTGAAAAGGCTTTAAATGGAAGCCTTTCAACAACTTTTAGAGGATTAACGGGTTCAACTTTTACCCTTAGTAATCCTGTTGTTATTTATGTTGATGGAGTTCCATATTATGATAGATACGATTATAATCCTTCATTTATAAATGTTGCTCAAGTAGAAGTATTAAGAGGTCCTCAAGGTACACTTTATGGAAAAGATTCTACAGGAGGAGTTATAAATATTATTACTAAAGAACCAGAAAATGAATGGCATGGAAGTATTAATGCAGAAGCTGGAAACTATGGATATACAAAAGGAAGTTTCAATACAAGTGGAGCAATTATTGATAATAAACTATATGCAGGAATGAATGGTTCAATAAAATCAGATGATGGCTGGATTACAAATAATTATTCAGGTATGAATAAAGATGCAAATAGAACAAAAGCAAAAAGATTAAGTGCTTTTACAATTTATAAACCTACAGATAACTTATCAAGTAAATTTATTATTTCTCATGATTATGATAAAGAATATGGTAGAAGAGGAATAAATATTGATAGTACTCTTCCCATAAATGATCTACAAAGAGATGAAAGTGTTAGCTTTGATGTACCCTCATATATTACAAGAAAAACAAATTCTCAAAGTCTAAAACTTGATTATGAATTAGAAAAAATGAAATTTGAATCTGTAACTATACATAAAGATTTTGATATCGATATTGTACATGATAGTGACTTTCTATCAGATACAAGTAGTGATGGTTTAGCTTCTCTTATCATTTCAGATGTGGAAACTTGGTCTCAAGAATTTAAATTAGCAAGTAAAAATCAAGATATAAAATGGGTAACAGGATTATTTTTTGATGATGAAAAAAGAGAACAAGGACCATATGGAAATGCAAGTGCAAGAGGTACTGCAAATGTAGTTTCTACAATTGATACAAATACTTATGCAGTTTTTGGTCAAGTAATGATTCCCCTAAATAATTTTGAATTAACACTTGGAGGAAGATACCAAAGAATAAGTAAAGATATTAAATCAAATTTCTATACTAGTTTCACAGATACTTCTACTAGTCTTCATAAATATGATGATGATAAATCATGGAATACTTTTTTACCTAAACTTGCTTTATCTTATAGTTTCAATGATGACTTAATGGCATATACATCAGTTTCAAAAGGATTTATTCCTGGTGGTTTTAATTTTTATTCTACAAGTGACGGTAGTGATTCTTCTTTTGATTCTGAAAAGTCTACAAATTACGAGATTGGAATAAAATATCAACAAGATGACTATACTATAAATGCAGCTATTTTTAGAATGGAAATGAAAGACTTGCATGTTTACAGTACTTTAGAAGGAGGGATTTTTGTAACTGATAATGCAGAAGAAGCCCACTCACAAGGTATAGAAGTTGATGCTAGATATTATTTAGGCAACAATTTCGAATTAACAGCAAGTGTAGGATTAATTGAAGCAAAATATGACAATTATACAGATGCTAGCGTTAACTACGACGGACAAAAAATCACAGGTACTCCAAAATTTACAACTTCTCTAGGAATATCATATTTTACCCAAGATGGTCTTTATGGAAGAGTAGGTATTAAAGGAAGAGGGAAAACAGGCTTTAGAAGAAATGGCAAAGTTGAAGAAACTGATGGTGGTTTTACAGCAGATACAAAAATAGGATATAAAGTCAATGATTGGGATATCTACGGATATATTACAAATATTACAGATGAAGAGTATGTTGTATCATATGGTAGAGGTGTAGGTTTTAATGAACCAAGAAGATTTGGACTTGGAGTAAAATATACATTCTAA
- a CDS encoding AraC family transcriptional regulator: MSLAELNFKYNDNKGEMIFPKEKVEGKIIDKKINDSIYFIKANIVLKDDIIVLSKTKVDGIMLDFNLIGDVDYKSKISNHGFTTSSNKTDIELIKEESTESKAKKGEINKITLVVKKDFLSQLSTENPQIDKVLNFLEKPYCHKLLVSKTTDYQVNKILNQLYSSNMYEGSLGEIYLQSKVLELIYLEFHHLFKDEKVSKKSVKFDEEDIQALKKAKKIIMSLDCDCTISTLSKKVALNEFKLKYGFKKYFNTSPGNLFLEQRMLKAKKLLENSEYNINEVSKIIGYKHQQSFSSAFTKYFGFKPKEIMKTRKYYF; this comes from the coding sequence ATGTCTTTAGCTGAACTTAATTTCAAATATAATGATAACAAAGGTGAAATGATATTTCCTAAGGAAAAAGTAGAAGGGAAAATTATTGATAAAAAAATCAATGATTCTATTTATTTTATAAAGGCAAATATAGTTTTAAAAGATGATATTATAGTTTTATCAAAAACTAAAGTTGATGGAATTATGTTAGATTTTAATTTAATAGGAGATGTTGATTATAAATCTAAAATTTCAAATCATGGTTTTACTACATCAAGTAATAAAACAGATATCGAATTAATAAAAGAAGAGAGTACTGAATCGAAAGCTAAGAAAGGTGAAATAAATAAAATAACACTTGTTGTAAAAAAAGATTTTTTATCTCAACTTTCCACTGAAAACCCTCAAATTGATAAAGTTTTAAATTTTTTAGAAAAACCATATTGCCATAAACTTTTAGTGAGTAAAACTACTGATTATCAAGTTAACAAAATATTAAATCAATTATATTCTTCAAATATGTATGAAGGGAGTCTTGGTGAAATATATTTACAATCAAAAGTCTTAGAACTAATTTATTTAGAGTTTCATCATTTGTTTAAAGATGAAAAGGTTTCAAAAAAAAGTGTTAAGTTTGATGAAGAAGATATTCAAGCTTTAAAAAAGGCTAAAAAAATAATTATGTCTTTAGATTGTGATTGTACAATTTCTACTTTATCAAAAAAAGTTGCCTTAAATGAATTTAAATTGAAGTATGGATTTAAAAAATATTTTAATACAAGTCCTGGTAATCTTTTTCTTGAACAAAGAATGTTGAAGGCTAAAAAACTACTTGAAAATAGTGAATATAATATAAATGAAGTATCTAAAATCATTGGTTATAAACATCAACAAAGTTTCTCTAGTGCTTTTACAAAATATTTTGGTTTTAAACCCAAAGAAATTATGAAAACAAGAAAGTATTATTTTTAA
- a CDS encoding TonB-dependent receptor, producing MNNKLLKLALISLVTNSLLFAGKKEPIKLNEITVSANKIDENIKDVPQSISVLDEYTIEEKGIRNIKDVISNIPNMSTKPFDGTYVNFRGLNSSTFTNNNPIVIYIDGIPQTDRYGFDASLANIERVEVLRGPQSTLYGKDAIGGVINIITKEPTNEWSGNLGLEYGSEEHIFSTFNLNGALIDDKLFLGINGQLLQDEGWITNNYQGKNEEDVNSQRDRKINTYLLYKPTDNLTTKFTISKDYFKTNWFDGKNYLDPMTATRDDAKNVSFDVPTYTKTDSFSQSLLLKYELDNLEFNSITTHKKTDTLSHIDQDFSDSLAYKDLIMFGDTTNKSLSQEFRLSGKTENNTKWIAGLFLEKEDIDKGPFGEQFPAMENTEANFMSDNTAKTGAIFGQVMIPFLEDFEVTVGGRYQRITKEINMNAFYKGLNSGQYYSNDFSNTYSSPTAFLTQEGKKTSNVFLPKFALSYKINPTWTTYTSISKGYMPGGFNYIAFSGTAHENSFEAQTSVNYEVGVKAEFDKAILAASIFYMDIKDIHVYKNVGNGMYVTSNAKKAHSQGFEIQGRYFLTDNLDISASLGIISAKYDDFDNGTTNYDNKRIEKTPSKTATLSLSYIHPNGFYGRIDSFYQGTTVYYDQSSNWSAQTDDYFTTNVKLGYRFSDFDTYIYAKNITDEEYISNIEQAHNVVFGDARQIGIGIKYTF from the coding sequence ATGAATAATAAGTTGCTAAAACTGGCTTTAATTTCCCTAGTTACTAATAGTCTTCTTTTTGCTGGAAAAAAAGAACCTATTAAATTAAATGAAATTACAGTTAGTGCCAATAAAATTGATGAAAATATCAAGGATGTTCCTCAAAGTATAAGTGTCTTAGATGAATATACTATTGAAGAAAAAGGAATTAGAAATATAAAAGATGTAATCTCTAATATTCCCAATATGTCTACAAAACCTTTTGATGGAACTTATGTAAACTTTAGAGGGCTTAACTCATCTACTTTTACAAATAATAATCCCATTGTAATATATATTGATGGAATTCCTCAAACAGATCGTTATGGATTTGATGCTTCTTTAGCAAATATTGAAAGAGTAGAAGTTCTAAGAGGTCCTCAAAGTACTTTATATGGGAAAGATGCTATTGGAGGAGTTATAAATATAATAACAAAAGAACCTACAAATGAGTGGAGTGGAAACTTAGGACTAGAATATGGAAGTGAAGAACATATATTTAGTACTTTTAATCTAAATGGAGCACTTATTGATGATAAGTTATTCTTAGGTATAAATGGACAACTTTTACAAGATGAAGGTTGGATAACAAATAATTATCAAGGAAAAAATGAAGAAGATGTAAACTCTCAAAGGGATAGAAAAATAAATACTTATCTACTTTATAAACCAACAGATAATTTAACTACAAAATTTACTATTTCAAAAGATTATTTCAAAACTAATTGGTTTGATGGGAAAAACTATTTAGATCCAATGACAGCAACAAGAGATGATGCAAAAAATGTAAGTTTTGATGTGCCAACATATACAAAAACAGACTCCTTTTCTCAAAGTCTTTTATTAAAATATGAACTTGATAATTTGGAATTCAATTCAATAACTACTCATAAAAAAACAGATACCTTATCACACATTGACCAAGATTTTTCAGATAGTTTAGCTTATAAAGACTTAATAATGTTTGGAGATACTACAAACAAAAGTTTAAGTCAAGAATTCCGTTTATCAGGTAAAACTGAAAACAATACAAAATGGATAGCAGGACTTTTTTTAGAAAAAGAAGATATAGATAAAGGACCTTTTGGAGAACAGTTCCCTGCTATGGAAAATACAGAAGCAAATTTTATGTCTGATAATACTGCTAAAACTGGTGCAATTTTTGGACAAGTTATGATTCCATTTTTAGAAGATTTTGAAGTAACAGTAGGAGGAAGATACCAAAGAATAACAAAAGAAATTAATATGAATGCCTTTTATAAAGGTTTAAATTCAGGGCAATATTATAGTAATGACTTTTCAAATACTTATTCCTCTCCAACAGCTTTCTTAACACAAGAGGGTAAGAAAACTTCAAATGTATTTTTACCAAAATTTGCATTAAGCTATAAAATAAATCCCACATGGACTACATATACTTCTATTTCAAAAGGTTATATGCCAGGAGGTTTTAATTATATTGCATTTTCTGGAACTGCCCATGAGAATAGTTTCGAAGCTCAAACTTCAGTTAATTACGAAGTAGGAGTTAAAGCAGAATTTGATAAAGCAATTCTTGCAGCTTCAATTTTTTATATGGATATAAAAGATATTCATGTTTATAAAAATGTAGGTAATGGAATGTATGTTACTTCAAATGCAAAAAAAGCTCACTCGCAAGGGTTTGAAATTCAAGGAAGATATTTTTTAACTGATAATTTAGATATAAGTGCTTCTTTAGGAATTATAAGTGCAAAATATGATGATTTTGATAATGGTACAACAAACTATGATAATAAAAGAATAGAAAAAACTCCATCTAAAACAGCTACTTTAAGTTTATCTTATATTCATCCTAATGGCTTTTATGGAAGAATTGATTCTTTTTATCAAGGGACAACTGTATATTATGATCAAAGTAGTAATTGGAGTGCACAAACTGATGATTATTTTACAACAAATGTAAAACTTGGTTATCGTTTTTCAGATTTTGACACATATATTTATGCAAAAAATATAACAGATGAAGAATATATTTCAAATATTGAACAAGCACATAATGTAGTTTTTGGAGATGCCAGACAAATAGGAATTGGGATAAAATATACATTTTAA
- a CDS encoding DUF4198 domain-containing protein gives MKKIKKALFSTIALSTLSISTLSAHSLWINSFESFSHKPGHTTVSLGWGHSIPIDDILNSANGKVIIEEFSITNPKGEKTKLKIPSSELAKASKQTKSFDVYDADIALQKIALKKESLKGVYTIQANSKPTFYTSYLDSKDRQRLKLKPKNEIKDIKKILMSVKYQASAKSYLTLENWTAQKATNKGLEIIPKTDLSNVRVGDLVEFEVLFMGKPLNASASSMDYITAASNTFGQNEGFSLMSYIKEGKAQIRVQSAGQWIISCSHRGTVTKDGPLKDLYNKVNYSFNGSSLTFNVKE, from the coding sequence ATGAAAAAAATAAAAAAAGCTCTTTTTTCTACAATAGCTTTAAGTACATTAAGTATTAGCACTTTATCAGCTCATAGTTTATGGATTAACTCTTTTGAGTCATTTTCTCATAAACCTGGTCACACAACAGTTAGTCTAGGATGGGGTCACTCAATTCCAATTGATGATATACTAAACTCTGCAAATGGGAAAGTTATTATAGAAGAGTTTTCTATAACTAATCCTAAAGGAGAAAAAACAAAACTAAAAATTCCTTCAAGTGAACTTGCTAAAGCAAGTAAACAGACTAAAAGTTTTGATGTTTATGATGCAGATATTGCTTTACAAAAAATTGCTTTGAAAAAAGAAAGTCTAAAAGGTGTTTATACAATTCAAGCAAATTCTAAACCTACTTTTTATACAAGTTATTTAGATTCAAAAGATAGACAAAGATTAAAACTAAAACCAAAAAATGAAATTAAAGATATCAAAAAAATATTGATGTCTGTAAAGTATCAAGCAAGCGCAAAATCTTATCTTACTTTAGAAAACTGGACAGCACAAAAAGCTACAAATAAAGGACTTGAAATTATTCCTAAAACAGACCTTTCTAATGTAAGAGTAGGAGACCTTGTAGAGTTTGAAGTTTTATTTATGGGGAAACCATTAAATGCAAGTGCTTCAAGTATGGATTATATTACAGCAGCAAGTAACACTTTTGGTCAAAATGAAGGTTTTTCTTTAATGTCATATATAAAAGAAGGAAAAGCTCAAATAAGAGTACAAAGTGCAGGACAGTGGATTATATCTTGTAGTCACAGAGGAACTGTTACAAAAGATGGACCACTAAAAGATTTATACAATAAAGTTAATTATTCTTTCAATGGAAGTAGCTTAACTTTTAATGTAAAAGAATAA